Proteins encoded within one genomic window of Micromonospora halotolerans:
- a CDS encoding phosphoribosyltransferase has product MLSRRLVELFRWVDPGPESSHLVSDLSTWWRDPEVLAGVGPALAGLFPATRPTVVIAPEVTGLLLGPLVAVAAGAGFLPAYKDGGERRRVGPVRWAGTPADYRGRQLRIGVDARHLGPGDRVLLADDWVATGAQLDALHHLVRDSGAEFVGTAALVATCPAPVAERLRVRALLTEEQLP; this is encoded by the coding sequence GTGCTGAGCCGACGCCTGGTCGAACTGTTCCGGTGGGTCGACCCCGGCCCGGAGAGCAGCCATCTGGTCAGCGACCTCTCCACCTGGTGGCGCGATCCCGAGGTGCTGGCCGGGGTCGGGCCCGCCCTGGCCGGCCTCTTCCCGGCCACCCGGCCCACGGTCGTGATCGCCCCCGAGGTGACCGGGCTGCTGCTCGGTCCGCTGGTCGCGGTGGCCGCCGGCGCCGGGTTCCTGCCGGCCTACAAGGACGGCGGGGAGCGGCGCCGGGTCGGACCCGTGCGCTGGGCCGGGACACCCGCCGACTACCGGGGTCGGCAGCTCCGGATCGGCGTGGACGCCCGGCACCTCGGCCCCGGCGACCGGGTGCTGCTGGCCGACGACTGGGTGGCCACCGGGGCGCAGCTCGACGCGCTGCACCACCTGGTCCGGGACAGCGGGGCCGAGTTCGTCGGAACGGCCGCGCTCGTCGCGACCTGTCCGGCGCCGGTCGCCGAGCGGCTCCGGGTGCGTGCCCTGCTCACCGAAGAACAGTTGCCCTGA
- a CDS encoding questin oxidase family protein, protein MDDGILDEAYQRLHRTGPEFEGWLSNHGPMAVEALIRHGHGTRVHRWLDDYLRRLDELPRGLRPIDDWRAALGDAKRAGDWLAHFDRELRERPWRQVLGDWWPRLLPGIAAGATHGVIRVGHAVRVLRTDGENPQRLAELGQALGYWAARWQPVPGAGPLTGRSDVPTALAAVPRLPAQTGGIRDRLGRLTDVPEWPGAVAALHPPAGPAAAEQTLTDLVHRTALDYLRFGHGNPVMLVHAVTAPTAVLRTLPALDPALWAPSVAAAWSATAAVTSVYAPPTPAPAPAVAEGEPAEVFARAARHGDAHVVKLADAVLEAHAATRDARVLAAAGYAGQLI, encoded by the coding sequence ATGGACGACGGCATCCTGGACGAGGCGTACCAACGGCTGCACCGGACCGGCCCGGAGTTCGAGGGCTGGCTCTCCAACCACGGACCCATGGCGGTCGAGGCGCTGATCCGCCACGGCCACGGCACCCGCGTACACCGCTGGCTCGACGACTACCTGCGCCGGCTGGACGAGCTGCCCCGCGGGTTGCGACCGATCGACGACTGGCGGGCCGCGCTGGGCGACGCGAAACGCGCCGGCGACTGGCTCGCCCACTTCGACCGGGAGCTGCGGGAGCGCCCCTGGCGCCAGGTGCTCGGCGACTGGTGGCCGCGGCTGCTACCGGGCATCGCCGCCGGGGCCACCCACGGGGTGATCCGGGTCGGGCACGCGGTGCGGGTGCTGCGTACCGACGGGGAGAACCCGCAGCGGCTGGCCGAGCTGGGCCAGGCACTCGGCTACTGGGCCGCCCGCTGGCAGCCGGTGCCCGGGGCCGGCCCGCTCACCGGGCGATCCGACGTCCCGACCGCGCTCGCGGCGGTGCCCCGGCTGCCGGCCCAGACCGGCGGGATCCGGGACCGGCTGGGCCGGCTGACCGACGTACCCGAATGGCCCGGCGCCGTCGCGGCGCTGCACCCGCCCGCCGGCCCGGCCGCGGCCGAGCAGACCCTCACCGACCTGGTGCACCGGACCGCGCTGGACTACCTGCGGTTCGGGCACGGCAACCCGGTGATGCTGGTGCACGCGGTGACCGCGCCGACCGCGGTGCTGCGCACCCTCCCGGCCCTGGATCCGGCGCTCTGGGCGCCGAGCGTCGCCGCGGCCTGGTCGGCCACGGCCGCCGTGACCTCGGTGTACGCCCCACCCACCCCGGCCCCCGCACCCGCCGTTGCGGAAGGCGAGCCGGCGGAGGTGTTCGCCCGGGCGGCCCGGCACGGCGACGCGCACGTGGTGAAGCTGGCCGACGCGGTGCTGGAGGCGCACGCGGCGACCCGTGACGCCCGGGTGCTCGCCGCCGCCGGCTACGCCGGCCAGCTCATCTGA
- a CDS encoding ASCH domain-containing protein, protein MWPRIGGLRTLALGTPGELRTTLNTLVLSGVKTATAGLLTDEYATENEELEHVGERLVLVDDDDKLIGVVEVTDVEVVRFADVSWDFARSEGEGDRSIEEWREGHRRYWARVGFPVDDDSQVVCIRFRLVSAGDGGISTGDLGT, encoded by the coding sequence ATGTGGCCCCGCATCGGTGGACTCCGCACCCTCGCCCTCGGCACGCCGGGCGAGCTGCGCACCACCCTCAACACCCTCGTGCTCTCCGGCGTGAAGACCGCCACGGCCGGATTGCTGACCGACGAGTACGCCACCGAGAACGAGGAGCTGGAACACGTCGGCGAGCGCCTCGTCCTGGTGGACGACGACGACAAGCTGATCGGCGTCGTCGAGGTCACCGACGTCGAGGTGGTCCGTTTCGCCGACGTGTCCTGGGATTTCGCCCGCTCCGAGGGTGAGGGGGACCGGTCCATCGAGGAATGGCGCGAGGGCCACCGCCGCTACTGGGCCCGGGTGGGCTTCCCCGTCGACGACGACTCGCAGGTGGTCTGCATCCGGTTCCGGCTGGTCTCCGCCGGCGACGGCGGCATCAGCACCGGCGATCTGGGCACCTGA